From Methanocella paludicola SANAE, a single genomic window includes:
- a CDS encoding ABC transporter ATP-binding protein: MRINLEDVVVKYGKYVAADGVSFDVGPGEVVSIIGPNGSGKSTIIKSIAQIIQPSSGRISLNGRDLSTIDISEIAKLIGYVPQNFHYLFYSNVMETVLLGRKPHIKWKVSKNDLDIVQKALENMGITSMAGKFMDELSGGEKQKVYIARTLAQQPQLYLLDEPTSNLDLKHQIEVLEITKRLTKDQGASMIVALHDLNLALKYSDKVAMMQKGRLYAFGRPEDVLTVQNINSVYGVEAVVVESGYGKYIVPIRAK, encoded by the coding sequence ATGAGGATAAATCTCGAGGACGTCGTGGTAAAATATGGTAAGTACGTGGCAGCGGACGGCGTCTCCTTCGATGTCGGCCCCGGCGAAGTGGTGAGCATCATCGGCCCCAACGGCTCGGGCAAGAGCACCATCATCAAGTCCATCGCCCAGATCATCCAGCCGTCCTCCGGCAGGATATCCCTGAACGGACGGGACCTGTCGACCATAGACATCTCCGAGATCGCAAAGCTGATCGGCTATGTCCCCCAGAATTTCCACTATTTGTTCTATTCGAACGTCATGGAGACCGTGCTGCTGGGCCGTAAGCCCCATATCAAGTGGAAGGTGTCAAAAAATGACCTGGACATCGTCCAGAAGGCGCTGGAGAACATGGGCATCACGTCCATGGCCGGTAAGTTCATGGACGAGCTGAGCGGCGGCGAGAAACAGAAGGTATATATCGCCCGGACGCTCGCCCAGCAGCCTCAGTTGTACTTGCTGGACGAGCCCACGAGTAACCTGGACTTGAAGCACCAGATCGAGGTCCTTGAGATTACAAAGAGGCTTACGAAGGATCAGGGCGCCTCGATGATCGTTGCCCTGCATGACCTTAACCTTGCCCTGAAGTATTCGGATAAGGTGGCCATGATGCAGAAAGGCCGGCTGTATGCTTTTGGTAGGCCTGAGGATGTGCTCACCGTGCAGAATATTAATAGCGTTTATGGGGTCGAGGCCGTAGTCGTCGAGAGCGGGTACGGTAAGTATATCGTGCCCATTAGGGCAAAATAA
- a CDS encoding FecCD family ABC transporter permease, with the protein MEGQASLKEAFVSEIYREGHAKKVSLLIALFILLVVASIYSVTAGSASISISDVGLSIGHAFIAFINGIFTFVDNYIPFSFRLDASAMQPGSSIAESIVVNMRLPRILLAILTGISLAVAGAVMQGILRNPLVSPFTLGLASASSFGAALAIVFGAGLSAMMMISDDYVIVISAFAFGLLSMFLIYGISRMRGTGQATLILAGVVIGYIFQAGVLVFQYLSNNERLKDIVMWLMGGMWSANWDTIVILAPITLICVLLLSLISWDLNALSAGDDIAKSLGIRVERLRLICLFLTTLIASSCLAFTGVIGFIGLMAPHICRMLIGNDYRYLLPCSALTGAIILLVSDTFARTIVSPIELPVGIIMYIIGGIFFLFLILRGKESHIY; encoded by the coding sequence ATGGAGGGCCAGGCCTCGTTAAAAGAGGCGTTCGTCAGCGAGATTTACCGGGAAGGCCATGCTAAGAAGGTCAGCCTGCTCATTGCGCTATTCATATTGCTGGTCGTGGCCTCGATATATTCCGTGACTGCGGGGTCGGCCAGCATCAGCATCAGCGATGTCGGGCTGTCCATAGGCCACGCGTTCATCGCCTTTATCAATGGCATCTTCACCTTCGTCGATAACTATATTCCTTTCAGCTTTCGGCTAGACGCGTCGGCCATGCAGCCGGGCAGCAGCATCGCCGAATCCATCGTCGTGAACATGCGCCTGCCCAGGATCCTCCTGGCCATCCTTACGGGCATCAGCCTGGCGGTCGCGGGAGCGGTCATGCAGGGCATCCTGAGGAACCCGCTCGTCAGCCCGTTCACCCTCGGCCTTGCCTCGGCCTCCTCTTTCGGCGCCGCCCTCGCCATCGTATTCGGCGCAGGCCTTTCCGCCATGATGATGATCAGCGACGATTACGTGATAGTCATCAGCGCTTTCGCCTTCGGCCTCCTGAGCATGTTCCTCATCTACGGGATCTCGAGGATGCGGGGCACGGGCCAGGCGACGCTAATACTCGCGGGCGTGGTCATCGGCTATATCTTCCAGGCCGGCGTGCTCGTCTTCCAGTACCTGTCCAACAACGAGCGGCTCAAGGACATCGTCATGTGGCTCATGGGCGGCATGTGGAGCGCGAACTGGGACACAATAGTCATCCTCGCGCCTATCACGCTCATCTGTGTCCTGCTCCTGTCGCTCATCTCCTGGGACCTCAACGCGCTCTCGGCTGGCGACGATATCGCGAAGAGCCTGGGCATCCGGGTCGAGCGTTTAAGGCTGATCTGCCTGTTCCTGACGACGCTGATCGCCTCGAGCTGTCTCGCCTTTACGGGCGTCATCGGCTTCATCGGCCTCATGGCGCCGCACATCTGCCGCATGCTCATCGGCAACGATTACCGGTACCTTCTCCCGTGCTCCGCCCTGACCGGCGCCATCATCCTGCTGGTCTCGGACACCTTTGCCCGCACCATCGTGAGCCCCATCGAGCTTCCCGTCGGCATCATCATGTACATCATCGGAGGGATATTCTTCCTTTTCCTGATCCTTCGGGGGAAGGAGAGCCACATCTATTAG
- a CDS encoding ABC transporter substrate-binding protein: MAAALSGCTSPTTSPSVTPTATAKPVTIVDSTGKTITLPAAANRIIVTNSDAAEVLIALGAKDKIVGIVNTVNNTPLMASQLGNITSVGVWDNPSIEDIIALKPDVVISYASWKPKNLAQFQAANITLIQLDCYKMDNLTSDIRKMGVICGEEENATAYVGFIEDNMKTVTDRIANVTESQKPKVYWGQNMTTLSTAGKGSGGDTLVRMSGGYNIAGNLTQMYPQVSAEWILESNPDIVVQTVGYVKSQDYMVGKIAEIKNRTGMENVNAVKDNRVYIMSTAVAYGPKGFMGMLYMGKILYPDRFSDVDAQKALDTYAQKFVPGANDYVYIYPSP; the protein is encoded by the coding sequence ATGGCCGCGGCACTCTCCGGCTGCACGAGCCCGACGACATCGCCATCCGTAACACCGACTGCGACCGCAAAGCCCGTGACCATCGTTGACTCGACGGGTAAAACAATTACGTTACCTGCGGCAGCGAACCGCATAATCGTCACCAACTCCGACGCGGCAGAAGTACTCATAGCTCTCGGAGCGAAGGACAAGATAGTGGGCATCGTGAACACGGTCAACAACACGCCGCTCATGGCATCCCAGCTGGGCAATATTACTAGCGTCGGCGTATGGGACAACCCCAGCATCGAGGATATCATCGCGCTCAAGCCCGACGTGGTCATCTCTTACGCGAGCTGGAAGCCTAAGAACCTGGCACAGTTCCAGGCGGCCAACATTACGCTGATACAGCTGGACTGCTATAAGATGGACAACCTGACATCGGACATCAGGAAGATGGGCGTTATCTGCGGCGAAGAGGAGAACGCCACGGCATACGTGGGCTTCATCGAGGATAACATGAAGACCGTTACCGACAGGATCGCCAACGTGACGGAGAGCCAAAAGCCGAAGGTCTACTGGGGCCAGAACATGACAACGCTCTCGACAGCCGGAAAGGGATCGGGCGGCGACACGCTGGTCCGAATGTCCGGAGGCTATAACATCGCGGGCAACCTGACCCAGATGTATCCGCAGGTCAGTGCCGAGTGGATACTCGAGAGTAATCCGGACATTGTCGTCCAGACCGTCGGGTACGTGAAGTCGCAGGACTACATGGTTGGCAAGATCGCTGAGATCAAGAACAGGACCGGCATGGAGAACGTGAACGCCGTCAAGGACAACAGGGTCTACATCATGTCCACCGCCGTGGCATACGGCCCCAAGGGATTCATGGGCATGCTGTACATGGGCAAGATCCTTTATCCTGACAGGTTCAGCGACGTGGACGCGCAAAAGGCGCTCGACACGTATGCGCAAAAGTTCGTCCCCGGCGCAAACGACTACGTCTACATCTATCCCTCCCCCTGA
- a CDS encoding DUF169 domain-containing protein, with the protein MSLSINEINERLIEAGRLIYRPIYVYGSDVAPKGAVQVSSILQAGHRCLAKAMFKQSAHDGIPPLFLGEDVLKGCCYGAQSWLGFINFPTSMEDMLVGRSDDEALFLKSSPEVCRLSLQNIGRITPPADYIVTSAAADISGKADVLSVVCFGSAEQVRNLCALVHFDETRIFNPIMAPWGSHCSLFVAYPSGMAANAPKNTAFLGPNAPDGNSWFPENIMALSMPIEMARRICEKYGASFAVRAPEMTYPRTREPV; encoded by the coding sequence ATGTCCCTTTCCATCAACGAAATAAACGAGCGGCTGATTGAGGCCGGCCGGCTCATCTACAGGCCGATATATGTATATGGCTCCGACGTCGCCCCGAAGGGCGCCGTCCAGGTGTCCTCGATATTACAGGCCGGGCACCGCTGCCTTGCAAAGGCGATGTTCAAGCAGTCTGCTCATGACGGCATCCCACCCCTCTTTTTGGGGGAGGACGTGCTCAAGGGCTGCTGCTATGGCGCACAGTCCTGGCTGGGCTTCATTAATTTTCCTACTTCGATGGAGGACATGCTGGTAGGCAGGAGCGACGACGAGGCCCTGTTCCTGAAATCGTCGCCCGAAGTGTGCCGCCTGAGCCTGCAGAATATCGGCAGGATCACGCCCCCTGCCGACTACATCGTCACCAGCGCGGCCGCTGATATCTCTGGAAAAGCCGATGTGCTGTCTGTTGTCTGTTTCGGCAGCGCCGAGCAGGTCCGGAACCTTTGCGCCCTCGTCCACTTCGACGAGACCCGCATTTTCAACCCCATAATGGCCCCGTGGGGCTCTCATTGCTCTTTATTCGTCGCCTACCCCTCGGGCATGGCCGCTAACGCCCCAAAAAATACCGCCTTCCTCGGCCCGAACGCCCCGGATGGTAATTCCTGGTTCCCTGAGAATATCATGGCCTTGAGCATGCCCATTGAGATGGCCCGGCGCATCTGCGAGAAGTATGGTGCCTCGTTCGCTGTGAGGGCGCCCGAGATGACTTATCCCAGGACCAGGGAACCTGTTTAA
- a CDS encoding AAA family ATPase gives MAVREALDKRFKERTEEINCALLAIISGEHVLFLGPPGTAKSLLSKSVCEAIDGYFFYYLLTRFTTPEEVFGPLSLKALQRDDFRRRTEGYLPTAHIAFLDEIFKSNSSILNSLLTILNERKFTSGSHVTDVPLLTAFGASNEMPEDNESLEALYDRFLFRCSVKYVEDELNFADLIFGTDESLALGSKLSIPDIQDLQVRAKNVSVDADVRKIVLETRRELRAKNFILSDRRWKKMVNVMRIAAASIGQRTVDRSMVLLLQHMAWDRPEQKEHIKNMLMDLMISGGESLKKLKKETDDLLMLVQRSVDFKFPLRIRCYDCNEMLESSKKLYMHKTIFPEHLYYDPYRISLHLRYFGYHELLRVLQEEYGWNFVENTPQRIHAYIVEMTGMRDRHAQARVKVEEEVETLKCMLDRNVWVTQNDRTAVMSRCQYKINLLHEIDHTFHIIESMIEQDGAVSLMDRAFVFEAEAQ, from the coding sequence CTGGCCGTACGCGAAGCGCTAGATAAAAGATTTAAGGAGCGGACGGAGGAGATCAACTGCGCGCTGCTGGCCATCATCTCGGGTGAGCACGTGCTCTTTCTGGGGCCCCCGGGCACGGCGAAGTCGCTGCTCTCGAAAAGCGTGTGCGAGGCCATCGACGGGTACTTTTTCTATTATTTGTTGACGCGCTTTACGACTCCCGAGGAAGTGTTCGGGCCGCTGTCGCTGAAGGCCCTGCAGAGGGACGATTTCCGCCGCAGGACCGAGGGGTACCTGCCCACGGCGCATATCGCTTTCCTGGATGAGATATTCAAGTCGAACAGCTCCATCCTGAACAGCCTTCTCACGATACTGAACGAGCGCAAGTTCACAAGCGGCAGCCACGTCACGGACGTGCCGCTTCTTACGGCGTTCGGCGCCTCCAACGAGATGCCCGAGGATAACGAAAGCCTCGAGGCGCTTTATGACCGTTTCCTGTTCCGGTGCTCGGTGAAGTACGTGGAGGACGAGTTGAATTTCGCCGACCTGATATTTGGTACGGATGAGTCTCTTGCCCTGGGCTCAAAGCTGTCCATACCGGATATCCAGGACCTGCAGGTGAGGGCTAAAAACGTTAGCGTCGATGCCGATGTCCGAAAGATCGTGCTGGAGACGAGACGGGAGTTAAGGGCCAAGAATTTTATCCTGTCGGACCGCCGCTGGAAAAAGATGGTCAACGTCATGAGGATAGCGGCCGCGAGCATCGGCCAGAGGACCGTGGACCGCTCCATGGTGCTGCTATTACAACACATGGCCTGGGATCGGCCTGAGCAGAAGGAGCATATCAAGAACATGCTGATGGACTTGATGATCTCGGGCGGGGAGAGCCTGAAAAAGCTCAAAAAGGAGACCGACGACCTGCTGATGCTGGTGCAGCGCTCCGTGGACTTCAAGTTCCCGCTGCGCATCCGTTGTTATGATTGTAATGAGATGCTCGAGAGCTCGAAAAAGCTGTACATGCATAAGACGATATTCCCCGAGCATCTTTATTATGACCCTTACCGCATCAGCCTGCATCTCCGGTACTTCGGCTACCACGAGCTGCTCAGGGTGCTCCAGGAGGAGTACGGCTGGAACTTCGTGGAAAACACGCCCCAGCGCATCCACGCCTACATCGTGGAGATGACCGGCATGCGGGACAGGCACGCCCAGGCCCGGGTCAAAGTAGAAGAAGAGGTTGAGACGCTGAAATGCATGCTGGACAGGAACGTCTGGGTCACGCAGAACGACCGCACGGCGGTCATGAGCCGGTGCCAGTATAAGATAAACCTGCTCCACGAGATCGACCACACGTTCCACATCATCGAGTCCATGATCGAGCAGGATGGGGCGGTGAGCCTGATGGACCGCGCTTTTGTGTTTGAGGCTGAAGCGCAATGA
- a CDS encoding vWA domain-containing protein: protein MSAAGAFEAALDEDEIREVITQPRNIPRRKREEIASILYREIVLGEDYEVRDIARFIEHYGVFYLILVSLKGSDDWAHVKKLASVSSISALIMLRIVLEQIFDMLDDFSRFEPELKKLARGKMAFYYQQFKAILESTLDLWHRRTSKETPRSTRRAAQEKVDIVERVSRFENDKASRKFLDLLAGSVLLSGIMGQVSNVEDHLESLEMLSLLYPGRGWDRSMLELHRVYFANLHKYSKIVERNEDLKKILDTIGRIEMEYGSRRLSLSSYSHSEVYSVTTSGDLQHMLPVESVKLQDETLRNLFFAHWMEKKLLTYELKGVNWTDDSKKNRGPMVAMVDTSGSMHGDPEIVAKSIILALVRRMMKESRDVKVYLFSSEGQTHEIEITDNKKMATEFLDFLSYTFEGGTDFDTALREGVESLKKKQYVNADILFITDGLSVVNDKYVISGLEQMKRENGTRLFTIIVGNDNAGGIDRFSDHIFILGKADHWDPENGPANAIRLISAR, encoded by the coding sequence ATGAGCGCCGCGGGCGCATTTGAAGCTGCGCTGGACGAGGATGAGATCCGTGAGGTCATCACTCAGCCCCGGAACATCCCCCGGAGGAAGAGGGAAGAGATCGCCTCTATACTGTACCGGGAGATCGTGCTGGGCGAAGATTATGAGGTCAGGGATATCGCCCGCTTTATCGAGCACTACGGCGTTTTTTATTTGATCCTCGTCTCGTTGAAGGGCTCCGACGATTGGGCCCATGTAAAGAAGCTGGCGTCAGTGAGCAGTATATCGGCGCTGATCATGCTGCGCATCGTCCTCGAGCAGATCTTCGATATGCTGGACGACTTCTCGCGCTTCGAGCCGGAGTTGAAAAAGCTGGCCAGGGGAAAGATGGCTTTCTATTATCAGCAGTTCAAGGCGATACTGGAAAGCACCCTGGATCTATGGCACCGGAGGACGAGTAAAGAGACGCCCAGGTCAACCAGGAGGGCAGCCCAGGAAAAAGTAGATATCGTCGAGCGGGTAAGCCGGTTTGAGAATGATAAGGCGTCCAGGAAGTTCCTGGACTTGCTTGCCGGTAGCGTGCTCCTTTCGGGCATCATGGGACAGGTAAGTAACGTGGAGGACCATCTGGAGTCGCTGGAGATGCTTTCGCTGTTATACCCGGGCAGGGGCTGGGACCGGTCCATGCTGGAGCTTCACCGCGTCTACTTCGCCAACCTTCACAAGTACTCGAAGATCGTGGAGCGGAACGAGGACTTAAAAAAGATTTTGGATACGATTGGCCGTATAGAGATGGAGTATGGGTCGAGGCGCCTGTCCTTGTCGAGCTATAGCCATTCCGAGGTCTACTCGGTCACGACGTCGGGCGACCTGCAGCACATGCTGCCCGTGGAGAGCGTCAAGCTGCAGGACGAGACGCTCAGGAATCTCTTTTTCGCCCACTGGATGGAGAAGAAGCTGCTCACATACGAGCTTAAGGGGGTGAACTGGACGGATGACTCGAAAAAGAATAGGGGTCCCATGGTGGCCATGGTGGACACGTCGGGCTCCATGCATGGAGACCCCGAGATCGTGGCCAAGTCCATCATCCTGGCCCTCGTGAGGCGCATGATGAAGGAGAGCCGGGACGTCAAGGTATATTTGTTCTCGTCCGAGGGTCAGACTCACGAGATAGAGATCACGGATAATAAGAAAATGGCCACAGAGTTTTTGGATTTTCTTAGCTATACGTTCGAGGGTGGAACAGACTTTGATACTGCGCTTCGGGAGGGCGTGGAGTCGCTGAAAAAGAAACAATATGTGAACGCCGATATTCTCTTCATTACGGATGGCCTGTCCGTCGTGAACGATAAGTACGTTATCTCGGGCCTGGAGCAAATGAAGAGGGAAAACGGCACCAGGCTGTTCACCATTATCGTGGGTAACGATAACGCTGGCGGCATCGACCGATTCTCGGACCACATTTTCATACTGGGCAAGGCCGACCACTGGGACCCCGAGAACGGGCCTGCCAATGCCATACGGCTCATATCGGCAAGATGA
- a CDS encoding DUF2115 domain-containing protein, with product MSLNKAGEYMAIVMEQVYPSGRARAVFSRIKNIKKKCELGEALAFELGRLSILDLQAMSAFLEYEINKLPSPYRESIHPYFTEQLFGSYFKLMRMHGDGSLKKIPGEIEDQKTFLEYCAMITGGEDGHLEESYYGGYYHLVSCFTIFVMDEPGHPVGMPFPGGFRVERRPEGFYCPIRDKEKDVLFSICNFCPAKQSELP from the coding sequence ATGAGTTTAAATAAAGCTGGCGAGTACATGGCCATTGTCATGGAGCAGGTATATCCGTCCGGGCGTGCCCGTGCTGTCTTTAGCCGCATAAAAAATATTAAAAAGAAATGTGAGCTGGGAGAAGCGCTCGCCTTCGAGCTTGGGCGCCTGAGTATTCTGGACCTTCAGGCAATGAGCGCCTTTTTGGAATACGAGATCAACAAGCTTCCATCGCCTTACCGGGAAAGTATACACCCATATTTCACCGAGCAATTATTTGGCAGCTATTTTAAGCTGATGCGTATGCACGGCGACGGCTCGCTTAAAAAGATCCCCGGCGAGATCGAGGACCAAAAAACGTTTCTGGAATATTGTGCCATGATCACTGGTGGAGAAGACGGTCATCTCGAGGAGTCGTACTATGGAGGCTATTATCATCTTGTCAGTTGTTTCACGATCTTTGTGATGGATGAGCCCGGCCATCCCGTGGGCATGCCGTTCCCCGGCGGCTTCCGGGTCGAGCGCCGCCCGGAAGGCTTTTATTGCCCCATCAGGGATAAGGAAAAGGACGTGCTCTTCTCCATTTGCAACTTTTGCCCGGCGAAGCAGAGCGAGCTGCCCTAA
- a CDS encoding DUF1453 family protein, which produces MSHLQYDFSGSQDMMSNSLAFESIFFLVVIILLIFQLRRRRVRFFGLVIMPLIMLLFSIPMVMPELSLGLLEIIFVGLGLIIGAGIGIAVGSMMEVQVDEKDGSMLLKGSILAVLLWAGIIGLKIFGKDFIKSIGVIDVGLVTSIFLMMAVGAMIARRGFVYWRYLQMKKAMAVPLNQ; this is translated from the coding sequence GTGAGCCATCTGCAATATGACTTTTCCGGCAGCCAGGATATGATGTCCAATAGCCTGGCGTTCGAGAGCATCTTTTTCCTGGTCGTTATTATTTTACTTATCTTTCAGCTTCGCAGACGCCGTGTCAGGTTTTTCGGGCTCGTGATCATGCCGTTGATCATGCTGCTCTTCAGTATCCCGATGGTCATGCCTGAACTATCATTGGGTTTGTTAGAGATCATATTCGTCGGGCTGGGCTTAATCATAGGCGCGGGCATCGGCATTGCGGTCGGTTCGATGATGGAGGTCCAGGTCGACGAAAAGGATGGCTCCATGTTGCTTAAGGGCTCCATACTGGCCGTGCTCCTGTGGGCAGGCATCATAGGCCTGAAGATCTTTGGCAAGGACTTCATCAAAAGTATCGGTGTGATCGATGTGGGCCTGGTGACGTCGATATTCCTGATGATGGCCGTGGGGGCTATGATCGCCCGAAGAGGGTTCGTTTACTGGCGCTACCTGCAGATGAAAAAGGCCATGGCCGTGCCGTTAAATCAGTAG
- the purL gene encoding phosphoribosylformylglycinamidine synthase subunit PurL — protein MPFRIEVALRPGYRDAAGEGVKAAIKDNLSISADNVRTIKVYTVNASLSEDEKKAVASGPFSDVVVQEYSLDRPLAANFDWMIEVGFRPGVTDNEGKTGREAIEDRLGRKLKPDESVHTSMQYLLNGKINHIQAIRISKELLGNELIERFNIISKDEWDGKVEPYVPLVKDAHKPHVGEINLDVSDKELQDISRKGILALSLEEMRRIRDYFKEPAILDARRKVGLSDKPTDVELESLAQTWSEHCKHKIFNASIDYYEDGKKETIDSLFKTYIQGSTSEIAKKADWLVSVFKDNAGVIKFTNDHNIAFKVETHNSPSALDPYGGAITGIVGVDRDPSGTGMGSKIIAHTDVLCFASPNYTGRLPPRIFHPKRIMEGVVRGIKDGGNKNGIPTINGAILFDDRYGGKPLVYCGSIGIMPAIVNGKPSEDKKADAGDLIVMAGGRIGKDGIHGATFSSEELHEGSPATAVQIGDPITQKKMLDMLLEARDMGLYRCITDNGAGGLSSSVGETAESSGGCEMHLEKAPLKYHGLDPWEILLSEAQERMTLAVPPENIDAFMALCKRRGVEATVLGKFTGTGKFHVLYDGKTVAYLDMDFLHHGLPKMSLTAKWAAPKYKDPELPVEGLTGALMTLLSDLNIASKEWVIRQYDHEVQGGSVIKPLTGRDNDGPGDAGVIRPLLDRMTGLAVANGINPFYGDIDTYHMTANSIDEAIRNIIAVGGSLKQIALLDNFCWCDPIYDPEKTPDGEYKLAQLVRANKALYDYTTAYGTPCISGKDSMKNDYKLKGEDGKEYKISIPPTVLFSAAGVIPDVRKCVTMDAKMPGDVVFAVGKTKDELGGSRFYAMLGAVGTNVPKVDAAANKRTYEALSKAINAGLVASCHDCSDGGLAVALAETAFAGGLGMDIDLLRVPSERLNRDAQVLFSESAGRFVVTVAPENEKAFRQAMEGVDCESIGTVRQDDRFLVRGLKSIRIIDTITGAMKESWQYPLRW, from the coding sequence ATGCCGTTCAGGATCGAGGTCGCGTTAAGGCCCGGCTACCGGGACGCCGCCGGCGAAGGCGTTAAAGCCGCCATCAAGGACAATCTGAGCATCAGCGCCGACAACGTGAGGACCATCAAGGTCTACACGGTCAATGCCAGTCTGTCGGAAGACGAGAAAAAGGCCGTTGCATCGGGCCCGTTCTCCGATGTCGTCGTCCAGGAGTACTCGCTGGACAGGCCGCTGGCCGCGAACTTCGACTGGATGATCGAGGTCGGCTTCAGGCCCGGCGTTACGGATAACGAGGGCAAGACAGGCCGCGAGGCCATCGAGGACAGGCTCGGACGGAAGCTGAAGCCGGACGAGTCGGTGCATACCTCCATGCAGTACCTCCTCAACGGCAAGATCAACCACATTCAGGCTATCCGCATCAGCAAAGAGCTGTTAGGCAACGAGCTCATCGAGCGTTTTAACATTATCAGTAAGGACGAGTGGGACGGCAAAGTTGAGCCTTATGTGCCTTTAGTGAAGGACGCTCACAAGCCCCACGTCGGCGAGATAAACCTGGACGTCAGCGATAAGGAGCTTCAGGACATCAGCCGGAAAGGCATCCTGGCGCTTTCTCTTGAAGAAATGAGGCGCATCCGGGACTATTTCAAGGAGCCCGCGATCCTCGATGCACGCCGTAAGGTCGGCCTGAGCGATAAGCCCACCGACGTCGAGCTCGAATCGCTGGCCCAGACCTGGAGCGAGCACTGTAAGCACAAGATCTTCAATGCCTCCATCGACTATTACGAGGACGGCAAGAAGGAGACCATTGACAGCCTCTTTAAGACGTATATCCAGGGCTCTACGAGCGAGATCGCAAAGAAGGCCGACTGGCTCGTATCCGTTTTCAAGGACAACGCCGGGGTCATCAAGTTCACGAATGATCATAATATCGCTTTCAAGGTAGAGACGCATAATAGCCCGTCCGCCCTGGACCCGTACGGCGGGGCCATAACGGGCATCGTGGGCGTCGACAGGGACCCGTCGGGCACGGGAATGGGCTCCAAGATCATCGCCCACACGGACGTGCTCTGCTTTGCATCTCCAAATTACACGGGACGCCTGCCGCCCCGCATTTTCCACCCCAAGCGCATAATGGAAGGCGTCGTGAGGGGCATCAAGGACGGCGGCAACAAGAACGGCATCCCGACCATCAACGGCGCTATCCTGTTCGATGACCGTTATGGCGGTAAGCCTCTCGTTTACTGCGGCTCCATCGGCATCATGCCGGCTATCGTCAACGGGAAGCCATCTGAGGATAAGAAGGCCGACGCCGGGGACCTCATAGTCATGGCCGGCGGCCGCATCGGGAAGGATGGCATTCACGGCGCCACGTTCTCGTCCGAGGAATTGCACGAGGGCTCGCCCGCGACGGCCGTCCAGATCGGCGACCCCATCACGCAGAAGAAGATGCTGGATATGCTCCTGGAAGCCCGGGACATGGGCCTGTACCGCTGCATTACTGACAACGGAGCCGGCGGCTTATCCTCATCCGTGGGAGAAACGGCGGAATCGTCCGGCGGGTGCGAGATGCACCTGGAGAAGGCTCCCTTGAAGTACCACGGCCTGGACCCGTGGGAGATATTGCTTTCAGAAGCGCAGGAGCGCATGACGCTGGCCGTGCCGCCCGAAAATATCGATGCGTTCATGGCATTATGCAAGCGCAGGGGCGTTGAGGCGACCGTGTTAGGCAAATTCACCGGCACCGGCAAGTTCCACGTCCTCTACGACGGCAAGACCGTCGCCTACCTGGACATGGACTTCCTGCACCACGGCCTGCCGAAGATGAGCCTGACGGCGAAGTGGGCTGCGCCAAAGTACAAGGACCCGGAGCTTCCTGTTGAGGGCCTGACCGGGGCGCTCATGACACTGCTTTCCGACCTTAATATTGCCAGCAAGGAATGGGTCATCAGGCAGTATGACCACGAAGTCCAGGGCGGCTCCGTGATCAAGCCGCTCACCGGCAGGGACAACGACGGCCCCGGCGATGCTGGAGTCATCAGGCCGCTCCTGGACAGGATGACCGGCCTGGCCGTCGCTAACGGCATCAACCCGTTTTACGGGGACATCGATACATATCACATGACGGCCAACTCAATCGACGAGGCTATCCGTAATATTATCGCGGTAGGCGGCAGTCTAAAGCAGATCGCTTTACTGGATAATTTCTGCTGGTGCGATCCCATCTATGACCCTGAGAAGACGCCTGATGGCGAGTATAAGCTGGCTCAATTAGTACGGGCGAATAAGGCGCTTTACGATTATACGACCGCCTATGGAACGCCATGTATATCGGGCAAGGACTCGATGAAGAACGATTACAAGCTCAAGGGCGAGGACGGGAAGGAGTACAAGATCTCTATCCCGCCGACCGTGCTGTTCTCGGCAGCGGGCGTTATTCCTGATGTCAGGAAATGCGTCACTATGGATGCCAAGATGCCGGGCGATGTCGTGTTCGCCGTGGGCAAGACGAAGGATGAGCTCGGAGGTTCAAGGTTCTATGCGATGCTCGGCGCCGTCGGGACGAACGTGCCGAAGGTTGACGCAGCAGCGAACAAGCGGACTTACGAGGCACTTTCGAAGGCCATCAATGCCGGCCTCGTGGCATCATGCCACGACTGCTCGGATGGCGGCCTTGCCGTGGCCCTGGCGGAGACGGCCTTCGCAGGCGGGCTTGGCATGGATATAGACCTCCTGCGTGTTCCGTCGGAGCGGCTCAACAGGGACGCCCAGGTGCTGTTCTCCGAGTCCGCGGGGCGGTTCGTGGTCACCGTGGCCCCTGAAAATGAAAAGGCGTTCAGGCAGGCCATGGAGGGCGTTGACTGCGAGTCCATCGGCACGGTAAGGCAAGACGACCGATTCCTCGTAAGAGGCCTTAAGAGCATCCGCATCATCGACACGATCACCGGCGCCATGAAAGAGTCCTGGCAATATCCGCTGAGGTGGTAA